A window of Nocardioidaceae bacterium genomic DNA:
GTCTGCGCGACCTCGCGGGTCCCGGACCCAGCGCTCTCGTCGACCTCGTCGGCCTCCTCGACTTCGGCGGGGCCGGCTTCGCCACCAGCCGACGGAGCAGACACACCGGCCGCGGCTGCGGTCGTCGCCTGGGCCGTGTCGGGCGCCTGGAAGACGACGCCCGTGGACGAGGCTCCTCGCGACCGACGGGTGCGCGTGGTCGTACGCGTCGTCGTCACGGCCGTGGGCTGCTCGGCCGGTCGCTCCTCGGTGGCTTCCGGCGTCTCGGTGGTCTCCGGCGTCTCGGCGTCCTCCGCCACGAGGGCGGCGGCCTCCGTGGTCGCTGCCTCCTCGGCCTCGGCGGCGGCTTCGACCGGCTGCTCGGCCCCCTCGATGCCGGCGGACCCGCTGGACGGGTTGGACTCGGCGGCCGCCGAGGTGCGGCGGCGGCTGCCACCGCTGCCCCGCGTACGCGATGAGGTCGTCGTGGTACCGACCGCGGAGCTGGCGGCGGTGGTGACCGGCTCGGTGGACTCCTCGCCGTCCTCGCGGCCCCCGGCGTCGTCCCCGGCGTCGTCCCCGGCGCTCAGGACCGAGGCCGGAGCAGGTGCGGCGGACTTGCGGGCGGCACGGCGGCGGGTCGTCGTACGGGTGGTCGTGGCCGGAGCCTCGTCGGTGGCCTCGGGCGCCTCGGGGGCCGCGTCCGGCACCGAGGAGTCCGCCGGGGCGGCGGTGGCCTCGGTGGCGGGCTCCTCGACGGCCGTCTCCGGCAGCGCGGGGGGCTCCGGCGCGGCGGCCTTCGTCGTACGCCGCCGTCGGGTCGTCTTCTTGACGGCGGGGGCGGACTCGCCACTCCCGCCCGGACCGGCGGCCCCTTCGTCGTTGCCGGCTTCGTTCTGCTGGTCCTCGAGCATGTGCTCTCCTGCCCGAGGTGCCCGGCGTCCTCGGGTCCGTGTCGTGTCGCCGTGCCCGGTGGGGCCGACTCAAGCCTGTGGTGGGCCGCGCGCAGCTGGTGCTGCCGGCGGCTGCGGCGACGTCGTGGCACCTCCGCGAACGGTGCCTCACCGCGGTCAGCGGTCCACCCCTGTCACCGGTGGACCCACGTCGCGGTCAGTGCCCGCCCGTCGGACGTGTCGCGCGGGTGCGCGCCCCGTCGTCGACGCATCCCGGCCGCCGCCGGGCGGCGGTCAGGATCGGGGCCAGTATCGCACAGGTCACGCCGACGGCCGAGGACGCCGGACTCGCGACGTCGCCTCGTCGCGGCTCAGGCCTCCGAGGGGGCGAGTGGGTCGCCGATGGTTCCCTGGTCGCTCAGCGGACCCTGGCGCAGACGGTGCGGCCTCACGGTCGCCGGTTCGGGCATGCCGCACCTGACCAGCCCTTTCACCACGTCGTCGGGGCGTACGGCCGGGGTGCCGTGTCGGAGCCCCACACCGATGGTGAGCGGCTGCACGACGTCGAGGGCGAGCACGGCCTCGCGGACGTCGAACTCGCGCAACCCGCGCTTCGTCATGCGCTCGACCAGCACCTCGGGTGCGGCCAGGAGAGCCGCGACGGCCCCGTCGAGGGCCGTGGGCTCGACGCCGCCCAGGGTGACGTGCCACTCCGAGGCCTGCAGCAGATCGGCCAGCGACCCGCCGGGGCTCACGGCCGCCTCCACGATGTCCAGGCCCGGCGGCAGCGCCTCGTCGACAGCGGCACGCACCTGTTCGGGGTCGACCTCGGTGGCCAGCCCGATCTCGACGTACTCCGCCTCCGACGCAGCACCCGTCGGCGCGGCATTGGCGTAGGAGATGCGCGGATGGGGGTGGAACCCGGAGGAGTAGGCCATGGGCACCGCAGCGCGCTTCAGCGCCCGCTCGAAGGCGCGCGAGAAGTCGCGGTGGCTGGAGAAGCGGAGTCGACCGGTCTTGGTGTAGCGCAGCCGGACCTTCTGCACCGGCGGCGGCTGCTGGGGAGGCTGTTCACGCACCGTCCGGACGATACGGCCCCCCGCCGTGCGCCGGCCCACTCGACCGGGCAGGGTATGGCGGTGACCACAGATGCGACCGCGGGCCGGCGCGCCTCCCCCGGGCCGGCCGAGCGCTCCCGCGCGTACGCCGTGCTGCTCGTCGTCGCGATCGTCGCCGTCAGCCTGAACCTGCGACCCGCCGCGGTCTCCGTCGGTCCGGTGCTGACCGAGATCCGTGACGGTCTGGGCATCTCACCGCTGGTCGCGGGTGTACTCACCACGCTGCCGGTGGTGGCGTTCGCCGTGCTCGGACTGGGGGCGCCGCGCGCCGCACGCGTGCTCGGGCTGCACCGCACGATGCTGCTCAGCCTCGTCCTCACCACGCTCGGTCTGGTCGGACGCAGCCTGGTCAGCGGTCAGGTCGCCTTCCTCGTGCTGAGCCTGCTGGCGCTCTCGGGCGCGGCGGCGGCGAACATCCTGGTGCCGTCCCTGGTGAAGGTCCACTTCCCCGACCGCATCGGGACCCTCACCGCCGTCTACTCCACCGCCCTGGCGATCGGTCTCACGGCCGCGAGCGTGGCCACCGTGCCCCTCGGCGAGAACCTCGCCGGCGTCCTCGGCGACGAGTCGGCGGGCGGATGGCGTACGGCCCTGGGGTCCTGGGCGATCCTCGCCGCGGTCGCGGCGATGCCGTGGCTCGGTCTCGTACGTCGCGAGGTCGTCCCGCGCGAGGAGGGATCGGCCATCTCGGTGGCGGACGCGGCCCGCACCTCCCTCGGGCGGCGCATGGCGTTGTTCTTCGCGCTGCAGTCCTTCCAGGCCTACAGCGTGTTCGGGTGGTTCGCCGAGGTCTACCGCGACGCCGGGTTCTCCGCGGGCGAGGCCGGCCTCCTGCTCGGTGTGATCACGGGGCTGGGCATCCCGGTGAGCTTCATCGTCCCCTCGGTCGCCGCACGGCTGGACGACCAGCGCCTGCTCATCGTCGGCATCATGGCGTGCGGTCCCGTCGCCTACCTCGGGCTCACGTTCGCGCCGACGACGGTGCCGTACGCCTGGGCGGTGCTGACCGGTGTCAGCCTCGCGGCGTTCCCGCTGATCCTCGTGCTGATCGGGATGCGGGCGCGTACGTCGGAGGGCACGGCGGCCCTGTCGGGGTTCACGCAGTCGGCGGGCTACGCGATGGCCGCGCTCGGCCCCTTCGCCGTCGGCGCGATGCGCGACGCCAGCGGGGGGTGGACCCTGCCGCTGCTGGTGATGACGGTCCTGCTGGTGCCCCAGCTGATCATCGGCCTGACCGTCGCGAAGCCGGAGTTCATCGAGGACGAGCTGCCGTCAGCCGATGGTCGAGCAGCGAGCCGCTGAGCGGCTGCGAGACCGAGCGGCAGACCGTCAGACGACGGACAACGGCAGCAGCTTCTGACCCGTCGGACCGATCTGGATGTCGGTGCCCATCTCGGGGCAGACGCCGCAGTCGTAGCAGGGGGTCCAGCGGCAGTCCTCGACGTCCTCGACGGCGTCGGGGTTCTCGGCGGCATCGAGGGCCTGCTCCCAGTCGTCCCAGAGCCAGTCCTTGTCGAGGCCGGAGTCGAGGTGGTCCCAGGGCAGGACCTCCTCCAGGCTGCGCTCGCGAGTCGTGTACCA
This region includes:
- a CDS encoding TIGR03936 family radical SAM-associated protein; this translates as MREQPPQQPPPVQKVRLRYTKTGRLRFSSHRDFSRAFERALKRAAVPMAYSSGFHPHPRISYANAAPTGAASEAEYVEIGLATEVDPEQVRAAVDEALPPGLDIVEAAVSPGGSLADLLQASEWHVTLGGVEPTALDGAVAALLAAPEVLVERMTKRGLREFDVREAVLALDVVQPLTIGVGLRHGTPAVRPDDVVKGLVRCGMPEPATVRPHRLRQGPLSDQGTIGDPLAPSEA
- a CDS encoding MFS transporter, which encodes MAVTTDATAGRRASPGPAERSRAYAVLLVVAIVAVSLNLRPAAVSVGPVLTEIRDGLGISPLVAGVLTTLPVVAFAVLGLGAPRAARVLGLHRTMLLSLVLTTLGLVGRSLVSGQVAFLVLSLLALSGAAAANILVPSLVKVHFPDRIGTLTAVYSTALAIGLTAASVATVPLGENLAGVLGDESAGGWRTALGSWAILAAVAAMPWLGLVRREVVPREEGSAISVADAARTSLGRRMALFFALQSFQAYSVFGWFAEVYRDAGFSAGEAGLLLGVITGLGIPVSFIVPSVAARLDDQRLLIVGIMACGPVAYLGLTFAPTTVPYAWAVLTGVSLAAFPLILVLIGMRARTSEGTAALSGFTQSAGYAMAALGPFAVGAMRDASGGWTLPLLVMTVLLVPQLIIGLTVAKPEFIEDELPSADGRAASR